Below is a genomic region from Flexivirga aerilata.
GTATTCCTGCCGGCTGCGCGACCAGAACGTCACGCGCCCGGTGGTGAGCGTGCGGTGCAGCGCCTCGTCGTCCATCCAGCCGACCATCAGCACCTCGCCGGTGTCGTGCTGCTGGACGACGGCGGCCACCAGGCCGTCGGCGTCTCGCTTGAGACGCCCGGCAACGGTCGGGTCCAGGGCGGTGGAAGTCACCCTCGCCATTCTGCCGCACCGGTGCCGGGCCCCGAAAACGGCACCGGTGCCGCGCTGTCGGCAATCTCACGGTCGCTGTTCACGACGTGTTCAGGACGGTCGTCTAGCCTCGTCTTCATGGGGTGGGACGACTGGTTGAACAGCATCGACGACGCGCTCGCGCCGCCCACGGTCCCGCAGGACAAGGGCAAGCCGACCGACGTGGCGTTCGAGGTGACCGAGCCGCTCTCGCCGCACCGTTCGGCGCGCGAACGCCGCAAACCCGCCGAGGCCGACCACGACGAATAACGACGAATAACACTGTCGTGCGCGATGATCGGCGGTATGACGGATTACGCACAGTCCGAGCGCGCCGGCCTTTCCGACACGTTCCTGCAGGTCGGACCGGACGCGCCGACGCTGTCCGGGGACTGGACCACCCGCGATCTGGCCGCGCACCTCGTCGTCCGTGAGTCGCGGCCGGACGCCGCCGCCGGGATGTTCCTCCCGCCGCTGCGCGGGCACCTGGAGTCGGTGCAGTCGAAGATCGCCGCGCTGCCGTGGGAGCAGCTTGTGGAGAAGGTCCGCTCGGGTCCCCCGCGGCTGAGTGTCTTCGGACTGCCGCGGGTGGACGAACTCGCCAATCTCGGGGAGTTCTTCGTGCACCACGAGGACGTGCTGCGCGCCGGCGACCGCGGTGCCGCCCGGCGGGAGTTGCCCGAGGGCGAGCAGGCTGCGCTCTGGGGTGTGCTCCCCCGCCTCGGCCGGCTGACCCTGCGCGACGCGCGGGTCGGGGTGGTCGCCGAGTCGCCGGGCCTCGGGCGGCGTTCGTTGCGCCCGCCGCGCGACGACCACGGCAACGTCGTCCTCTCCGGCGCCCCCGCGGAGATCCTGCTCCACATCTACGGCCGGCAAGCGGTCGCCGACGTGCAGCTGGACGGTGCCGACCGGGATGTCGCCTCCTTCCGGGACGCGACGCTCGGCTTCTGACCGCTCGTTTCAGGCGCCCCCGCTCCACACATCGTGCGCTATCCCGCACGATGTGCCCAGCCGGACGGACTCATCCACAGGGCGCTCTCCGCCGCCGGCGCATCTCGGGGAGCATCGAACGATGGATGGCCAGCTGCACGCAGGCGTCACCGAACCGCCGAGGCCCGCCCACCGGCGAAGCATCGCGGCCGAACTCGCGGCTGAGTGCGGTGGAGTCGTGCACCGGGAGACGTTGGCGCAGCACGGAATTGACCGTTTCGCGGTGCGCAATGAGGTCGCGGCGGCGCGTTGGTTTCTCGCCGGGAGGCACACGGTCGTCATCGGAGGGCGCGAGCCGTCCGGGACAGGCCGGCTCTGGCACGCCGTGTGGGAGACCGGAGCCGAGGCGAGACTGGACGGGGCCGCGGCGCTCATTGCCGCAGGGATGACCGGTTTCCAACCCGAGTTCATCGATGTGACTGTGCCGGCAGGAGCCCGGGCCCAGCGGGTCGACGGCGTCGTCCTGCACCGTCCACGCATTGCGGTGCCCGCGCAAGGAGCCGGCCTCGCCCGTGTCGGGGTCGAATGGGCCACGATCCACGCTGCGCAGTGGGCGGTGAGCGACCGTCAGGCTGCGCTGCTGGTCTGCCTTCCGCTACAGCAGCGACTCACCTCACCTCCCCGATTGCTGCTGACCTGGAAGGGAGTCGGGCGATCCGCCCGCCGGCCGTTTCTCGACCTGGTGATGCGCGATGTCTGCAGCGGCGCGGAATCGCTGGGTGAACTCGACTTCGCCCGCATGTGCCGCCGTGCCGGATTGCCGCCTCCGACAAGGCAGGCGGTGCGCCGTGGCAGTCGTGGCCGGGTGTTCCTCGATGCGAGCTGGGACGACGTCGGACTGGTCGCCGAGATCGACGGCGGTCACCACTTCCTCGCGCTCAATCCCATCGACGACGCGCTGAGACAGAACGACAGAGTCGTCTCGGGTGACTACGTGCTGCGCATCCCGGTGCTCGGGTTACGACTTCGGCCCGAGCTGTTCCTCGACCAGGTCCGCGCCGCCTACCGTTCCCTCAGCGCGCGCCCCGGCTAGACGAAACGTGCGCCATACCGCACGATCTGTCCAGCCGAACGCGCTAGCGCACCTCGTGGCCCGCGGACCGGAGCGCGTCCTTGACCTGGCCGACCGTGAGCTCGCCGAAGTGGAACACCGAGGCGGCGAGCACCGCGTCGGCACCGGCGTCGACTGCGGCGACGAAGTCCTCGACCCGGCCGGCACCACCGCTGGCGACGATCGGCACGTCGACCTCGGCCCGCACTGCGCGGATCAGCTCGAGATCGAAGCCGGCCTTGGTGCCGTCGGCGTCCATCGAGTTGAGCAGGATCTCGCCGACACCCAATTGCGCTGCGCGAGAGCACCATTCGATGGCGTCGAGATCGGTCGACTTCAACCCGCCGTGCGTGGTGACCTCGAAGTTGCCGTGCTGCGACCGCCGCACGTCCGCCGACAGGACCAGCACCTGCGAGCCGAAGCGGTCGGCGATCTCGGCGATCACCTGCGGGCGCGCGATCGCGCCGGTGTTGATGCCCACCTTGTCGGCGCCGGCCCGCAGCAGCCGGTCGACGTCGGCGACCGTGCGCACTCCCCCGCCGACAGTGAGCGGGATGAAGACCTGCTCCGCGGTGCGGCCGACCACGTCGTACGTCGTCTCGCGGTCGCCCGAGCTCGCGGTCACGTCGAGGAAGGTCAGCTCGTCGGCCCCCTGCCCGTCGTACCGCCCGGCCAGTTCGACCGGGTCGCCGGCGTCGCGCAGGTTCTCGAAGTTGACGCCCTTGACCACCCGCCCGGCGTCGACGTCCAGGCAGGGTATGACGCGCACCGCAACACTCACGACGGTCAGCCTAGATTGGTCTGCCGTGACCGGTCATCGGCAGTCTCGCAGCGACGGCGTGCGAGGGCACCTGCGAGAAGACGTGGGGCACGTCGCCGGCCTCGCGCGGGCCGCCGGCGCCGCCCCGACGATCGTCACGATCGACGGGCGCAGCGGATCCGGCAAGACCACCTTCGCCGACGCGCTCGCCGCCGACCTGGGCGACGCGGCCGTGGTGCACCTGGACGACCTCTACCCCGGGTGGGACGGGCTCGCTGCGACCCCGCGGATCGTGACCGCGTGGGTGCTGGAGCCACTGCGTGCGGGACGACCTGCGGCATACCGCCGATTTGACTGGGAGACGGGCGAATACGCCGACCAGGTCCTCGTGCCCGTCCAGCGCTTCGTCGTCGTGGAGGGCGCCGGCAGCAGTGTCGGCCCGGCGGGTGCGTATGCCGATGTGCGGGTCTGGCTGGAGGCCGCGCGAGCGACGCGCAAGGCGCGCGGACTGGCCCGCGACGGGGACGCCTACGCGCCGCACTGGCAGCGCTGGGCAGACCAGGAGGACGCGGTGTTCGGCGCCGACCGCACCCGCGATCGTGCCGACGTCGTCATCGCGACCGACTGATCGTCGCGGCCCGACTAATCGTCGCGGCTGGTGCGGTTGTGCGCGTCGACGAGCGCCGCCAGGCGCTGCGCCTCCGCCATCGCAAAATCACCGTCCGACCGCTGGACCGCCATCACCGAAAGGGTCTCGGTGTCGGCAAGTTCGAGGATCAGCCACGGCGGGCCGCCACCGAACTGCACGTTGACGATCTCCGCCCACGGGATGTCGCGGGAGGCGATGAGGTTCTGCACGTGCAGCCCGGTCTCGGTCGGCTTGGCGTGCACCAGCGCGTAGCGCAGCAGGAACAACGCCATCGCGGCCCCGAAGACCACCATTGCGATCGAGTCCTGGCCGGTCCAGCCGTTCTCCCCGCCGTGCGGGATGCGACTGGCCACGACCGCGAAGACGACCACCATCGCGACGGCCGCCAGGACGGCGACGATGCGCGACCGGCGCGGACGGAAGGTGGCGTATGCCGCGGCCCGCTTCGCGGGGGTGCTCACAGTCGGCACGCCGCGATCTCGGTGACGAGGATGGCGCGCGCGCCAACTTCGTACAGCTCGTCCATCACCGCGTTGGTGCTGCTGCGCGGGACCATCGCGCGCACCGCGACGTAGCCCTTGTCGTGCAGCGGGGAGACCGTCGGCGACTCGAGGCCGGGGGTCAGCGCGCAGGCACGTTCGACGAGTTCGACCTTGATGTCGTAATCCATCATCACGTAGCGCCGGGCGGTGAGCACGCCCTGCAGACGGCGCACCAGGACGTCGATCGCACTGGTGTCGCCGGCCCGGTCCTGCGGCCGGATGAGCACCGCTTCACTGGTCAGGATCGGCTCGCCAAAGACCTCGAGGCCGGCGTTGCGCAGCGTCGTGCCGGTCTCGACGACGTCGGCGATGACGTCGGCGACGCCGAGGGTGACGGCAGTCTCCACCGCCCCGTCGAGACGCACGACGCTGGCGTCGATCCCCTTGTCCGCCAAGTCTTTTCGGACCAGTCCGGGGAAGCTGGTGGCGATGCGCTTGCCGTCGAGCTCGGCGACCGAGGTGGCCTGACCGGGGCGCGCGGCGTAGCGGAACGTCGAACCGCCATACCCGAGCTGCATGACCTCGACGGCCGGCGCCTGCGAGTCGAGCAGCAGGTCACGGCCGGTGATCCCGACGTCGAGGGTGCCCTGCCCGACATACACGGCGATGTCGCGCGGGCGCAGGTAGAACAGCTCGACGCCCTGCTCGGCGTCGAGCACGACGAGCTCCTTGGACTCGCGGCGGCCGCGGTAGCCGGCCTCGCGCATCACCTCGGCGCTGGCCTCGGCGAGGGCGCCCTTGTTGGGCATCGCGACGCGCAGCACCGGGCGGGTTGCGCTCTCCGTCTCAGAGGTGGGCATAGACGTCCTCCAGCGTGATGTTGCGGGCGAGCATGAGCACCTGCAGGTGGTAGAGCAGCTGGCTGATCTCCTCGGCGGTGCGCTCGTCGCCCTCGTGCTCGGCGGCCATCCACACCTCGGCCGCTTCCTCGACGATCTTCTTGCCGATCTGATGGACCCCGGCGTCGAGCTCACGCACGGTGCCGGAATCGGCAGGTCGCTCCTGGGCCTTGAGGGTCAGCTCGGCAAACAGCTGATCGAACGTCTTCACGTCGGACAAGGCTACGTGAGCGCTGCGCCGGGTCCGTCCACGCGCCCGCCGATCGGGACGCCGCGCAGCGTCACCGCGGTCGCGATCGCCGCGGTGCTCGCCTCGAAGCCCTTGTCCTCGGGTGAGCCGGGCAGTCCGGCGCGGTCGAGCGCCTGCTGCTCGGTGTCGCAGGTGAGCACGCCGAACCCGATCGGCACGCCGGTGCGCACGGCGACATCGGTCAGGCCATTGGTGGCCGACTGGCAGACGTAGTCGAAATGCGGTGTGCCACCGCGGATCACGACACCCAACGTCACCACCGCGTCGTATGACGCAGCCAGTCGCGCGGCAGCCACCGACAGCTCGAAGGTGCCGGGCACCCGCACGACCACGCTGTCGGTGACCCGGCATGCCTCCAGACCGCGGCGCGCGCCGTCGAGCAGCCCGTCCATCACCTCGGTGTGCCAGGACGCCGCCACGACCGCGACCCGCAGGCCGCTGCCGTCGACGACGGTTGTGGGAGCGCCGGATCCGCTCATGATGCCTCCAAGGTGTGTCCCATGCGGGTGCGTTTGGTTTCGAGGTAGCCGCGGTTGCTGGGGGTGCTCGGCACCTGCAGGCCGACCTGCTCGACGTGCAGGCC
It encodes:
- a CDS encoding PH domain-containing protein yields the protein MSTPAKRAAAYATFRPRRSRIVAVLAAVAMVVVFAVVASRIPHGGENGWTGQDSIAMVVFGAAMALFLLRYALVHAKPTETGLHVQNLIASRDIPWAEIVNVQFGGGPPWLILELADTETLSVMAVQRSDGDFAMAEAQRLAALVDAHNRTSRDD
- the hisG gene encoding ATP phosphoribosyltransferase, with the translated sequence MLRVAMPNKGALAEASAEVMREAGYRGRRESKELVVLDAEQGVELFYLRPRDIAVYVGQGTLDVGITGRDLLLDSQAPAVEVMQLGYGGSTFRYAARPGQATSVAELDGKRIATSFPGLVRKDLADKGIDASVVRLDGAVETAVTLGVADVIADVVETGTTLRNAGLEVFGEPILTSEAVLIRPQDRAGDTSAIDVLVRRLQGVLTARRYVMMDYDIKVELVERACALTPGLESPTVSPLHDKGYVAVRAMVPRSSTNAVMDELYEVGARAILVTEIAACRL
- the hisI gene encoding phosphoribosyl-AMP cyclohydrolase; this encodes MARVTSTALDPTVAGRLKRDADGLVAAVVQQHDTGEVLMVGWMDDEALHRTLTTGRVTFWSRSRQEYWRKGDTSGHVQAVKSVALDCDGDTLLVRVDQTGAACHTGERTCFFTDLGAIAG
- the hisF gene encoding imidazole glycerol phosphate synthase subunit HisF, which codes for MSVAVRVIPCLDVDAGRVVKGVNFENLRDAGDPVELAGRYDGQGADELTFLDVTASSGDRETTYDVVGRTAEQVFIPLTVGGGVRTVADVDRLLRAGADKVGINTGAIARPQVIAEIADRFGSQVLVLSADVRRSQHGNFEVTTHGGLKSTDLDAIEWCSRAAQLGVGEILLNSMDADGTKAGFDLELIRAVRAEVDVPIVASGGAGRVEDFVAAVDAGADAVLAASVFHFGELTVGQVKDALRSAGHEVR
- a CDS encoding TIGR03085 family metal-binding protein; this encodes MTDYAQSERAGLSDTFLQVGPDAPTLSGDWTTRDLAAHLVVRESRPDAAAGMFLPPLRGHLESVQSKIAALPWEQLVEKVRSGPPRLSVFGLPRVDELANLGEFFVHHEDVLRAGDRGAARRELPEGEQAALWGVLPRLGRLTLRDARVGVVAESPGLGRRSLRPPRDDHGNVVLSGAPAEILLHIYGRQAVADVQLDGADRDVASFRDATLGF
- a CDS encoding phosphoribosyl-ATP diphosphatase — its product is MKTFDQLFAELTLKAQERPADSGTVRELDAGVHQIGKKIVEEAAEVWMAAEHEGDERTAEEISQLLYHLQVLMLARNITLEDVYAHL
- the ribH gene encoding 6,7-dimethyl-8-ribityllumazine synthase; translated protein: MSGSGAPTTVVDGSGLRVAVVAASWHTEVMDGLLDGARRGLEACRVTDSVVVRVPGTFELSVAAARLAASYDAVVTLGVVIRGGTPHFDYVCQSATNGLTDVAVRTGVPIGFGVLTCDTEQQALDRAGLPGSPEDKGFEASTAAIATAVTLRGVPIGGRVDGPGAALT